A window of Citrus sinensis cultivar Valencia sweet orange chromosome 7, DVS_A1.0, whole genome shotgun sequence contains these coding sequences:
- the LOC127898592 gene encoding putative pentatricopeptide repeat-containing protein At1g16830 translates to MLWRCKRSLFYTAQRSQILKTIISFKSIHQISSPKVCATTHQDFPIILAPHIVHSTLLNCPSDLIALSFFIWCAKQRDYFHDVQSFDHMISVVTRLTGRFETVRGIVGELARVGCVIKAQTFLLFLRIYWRGEMYGMVLEAFDEMVRFGFTPNTFARNIVMDVLFKIGRVDLGIKVLKETQLPNFLSFNIALCNLCKLNDVSNVKDVIGMMVRKGFYPNVRMFEILLNCFCKMGRIAEAYQLLGLMITLGTSLSVNAWTVLIDGFRRLRRLDMAGYLWEKMVQNGCSPNVVTYTSLIKGFMEAKMFSIAFSFLDMLESEGHAPDLVFHNVLIDCLSKMGSYDDALDVYDGLLELKLVPDSYTFCSLLSTVCLSGRFSLLPKLVCGLEVEADLVVYNALLSYFCKAGFPNQAVKLYNTMLDKGFTPDNYSFVGLLCGLCGARKIDEAINVYQGIVMNNPAVNAHVHTAIVDRLIEAGRCHKAIQLFRRAIVEKYPLDVVSYTVAIRGLLEGGRTEEAYILYSQMKHIAVPPNAYTYRVMLLSFCKERNIKMVKRLLQDVIDARIELDYHTSIRLTKFIFKFHSSSSAVNQLVEMCNLGLIPDEMWRKLGLLSDEMMTPVSLFDGFVPCERRAGNANYLLLNGGVGR, encoded by the coding sequence ATGCTATGGAGATGCAAACGGAGCTTGTTTTACACAGCACAAAGGAGCCAAATCTTGAAAACGATAATATCCTTTAAGTCAATTCACCAAATTTCATCACCTAAGGTATGTGCAACAACACATCAGGATTTTCCTATCATTCTTGCTCCTCATATTGTGCACTCAACTTTATTGAACTGCCCTTCTGATTTGATTGCTTTGAGTTTTTTCATTTGGTGTGCAAAGCAACGTGATTACTTTCATGATGTTCAATCATTTGATCATATGATTAGTGTGGTTACTCGTTTGACTGGAAGGTTTGAGACTGTGAGAGGAATTGTGGGTGAATTGGCGCGTGTCGGGTGTGTTATAAAGGCACAAACTTTCTTGCTTTTTTTGAGGATTTATTGGCGTGGGGAAATGTATGGGATGGTTTTGGAGGCTTTTGATGAAATGGTTAGGTTTGGTTTTACGCCTAACACATTTGCGCGTAATATTGTTATGGATGTATTATTCAAGATTGGACGTGTTGACCTTGGTATTAAGGTTCTGAAAGAGACCCAGTTGCCGAATTTCTTGAGTTTTAACATTGCATTGTGTAATTTATGCAAGTTAAATGATGTTAGTAATGTTAAGGATGTCATTGGGATGATGGTTAGGAAGGGCTTTTATCCTAATGTCAGGATGTTTGAGATACTTTTAAATTGTTTCTGCAAAATGGGTAGGATCGCTGAAGCGTACCAACTGTTAGGTCTAATGATTACTTTGGGAACTTCGTTGTCTGTGAATGCTTGGACGGTACTCATTGATGGGTTTCGCCGGTTGAGAAGACTTGATATGGCAGGTTATTTATGGGAAAAGATGGTTCAGAATGGTTGTTCTCCGAATGTTGTAACATATACATCTTTAATTAAGGGATTCATGGAAGCCAAAATGTTCAGCATTGCATTTAGTTTTTTAGATATGTTGGAATCTGAAGGGCATGCTCCTGACTTGGTGTTTCATAATGTTTTAATAGATTGCTTATCTAAGATGGGAAGCTATGATGATGCACTTGATGTTTATGATGgtttgttagaactgaagttaGTTCCCGATTCTTATACATTTTGTTCTTTACTGTCCACTGTATGTTTGTCTGGAAGATTCTCTCTTTTACCCAAGTTAGTTTGTGGACTTGAGGTGGAAGCAGATCTAGTAGTCTATAATGCACTTTTAAGTTACTTTTGTAAGGCTGGTTTCCCGAATCAGGCCGTCAAGTTATATAATACTATGCTGGATAAAGGTTTCACGCCAGATAATTACAGCTTTGTTGGATTACTTTGTGGACTATGTGGAGCAAGAAAGATTGATGAAGCAATTAATGTGTACCAGGGGATAGTCATGAATAATCCGGCTGTTAATGCTCATGTCCATACTGCAATTGTGGATAGACTTATAGAAGCTGGCAGATGCCACAAGGCCATCCAATTGTTTAGGAGAGCCATCGTAGAGAAATACCCACTAGATGTTGTATCATACACAGTTGCTATTCGTGGACTTCTCGAGGGTGGAAGGACTGAAGAAGCATATATCTTGTATAGTCAGATGAAGCACATTGCTGTACCTCCCAATGCCTACACATATAGAGTAATGCTCCTTAGTTTCTGTAAGGAACGGAATATTAAGATGGTTAAACGGCTATTGCAAGATGTCATTGATGCAAGGATTGAACTGGACTACCATACATCCATCAGGCTAactaaatttatattcaagtttcaTTCATCTTCTTCGGCAGTAAATCAGTTAGTTGAAATGTGTAATTTGGGGTTGATACCTGATGAAATGTGGAGGAAGTTGGGGTTGTTATCTGATGAGATGATGACGCCTGTGTCACTGTTCGATGGATTTGTCCCTTGTGAAAGAAGAGCAGGCAAtgcaaattatttattgttgaatGGTGGTGTTGGAAGATAA